CTTTGACACCGCTTGTAAAAATGGTCGAATCGAACGAATTGGAATATCTTCAACCTTTAGACGCATCGTAAATAATCGTTCGTTTTTCGTCAGTTCCATCGGTGTTAAGACAAATTGCAACGCTAATGTTTCGCGATGTTCAAAATGACGCTGATAGCCACTTCCGTGCGTTTGCTGCTCGTCAAAAATCGAGAATAATTCATTATTAATTCCAACCTGCTCTTGATGTTGCCATTCCTTTTGCTGTTTTTGTTGCATCGCGATGAGCACTGCCGCTACGTGCTGACACTTTTTTGTAAACTGAATGAGACGTTCACAGCTACAGCTCGTTTGAATATCTTTTGTGCTAGTTGTATTTTGTATGCGTACCTGAAAGTCTTCTGTACTTTTTACAATGGCTGTAAGCTGATGCTCATCCATTTCTGTAATCATTACTTTTCCCGTTTGATAAAAGGTTTGCCCCTTTTTATAAGAGACAGTGCCGCATAGCTCTTTCATTTGTTTTTCTGTTATGTTGCTGTCCATGCTCATCCCCTCCTACTCATTCCCTCTATTTTCGCACGATGTCCTTACGATTTCTATCCATCTCGCTCGAAACATTCACTAACAACAAATATAAAACGATAATCGATACTTTTTTATTGTAAAACGATAAATTTCATTTTATGATATGGCTATAAACAAACTGTGAGGTGTTTTTATGAAACGCGAAACTATATTTTTACGATTAGCGGTCATTATTCTTGGCTTACCGATTGTCGGCTTTTTAGCATTTTTAACGTATGATTTAATAACTGTACCAAAAAAAGAGGGCTTCTCATTATTTATTCCAATGGTGCTCGTGCTCTACTTGTCAGCGATTCCGTATTTCTTTGCCCTGTTTCAAACAATGAAGCTACTCGGACAAATCGATCGCAATGAGGCTTTTTCTAATATTTCTGTAACCGCACTTAAAAATATAAAACGCTGTGCCATTATTATTAGCGGACTATTTATCGTGGATCTTCCATTTTTATACCGTATCGCTGAAATTGATGATGCGCCAGGTGTGTTACTATTTTCACTAATGATAATTTTTGCATCCATCGTCATTGCGGTTTTTGCGGCCGTCTTACAAAAGCTCTTAACAAGCGCATTAGAAATGAAATCTGAAAATGATTTAACGATTTGAGGTGAACATATGCCCATTATAATTAATATTGATGTCATGCTTGCAAAACGAAAAATGAGTGTCACGCAATTATCCGAACGTGTTGGGATTACGATGGCCAATATGTCGATTTTAAAAAACGGCAAAGCAAAAGCGATCCGAATTTCTACATTAGAAGCGATTTGTGAGGCACTGGATTGCCAGCCAGGGGATGTACTAGAGTATGTGAAGGAATGAAAAAAAGGTCTGTCCATGATTTTTGGACAGATCCTTTACTTATGCTATCGATTTTTCTCCCATTTCACTAAAGACGGGTATGGGTCATATGCCCATTCCGTCCGGCCATTGAATTTGTAAATGCCGTAATGCAAATGCGGAGGGAATTTGCCAGCCGTGCCTTCTTTTCCGTAGCCTGTACTGCCTACATAACCGATAACTTGACCTGTCTCCACAACATCCCCCTGCTTCAACCCTTCGTCAAATGAATGTAAATGTGCGTAATAATGATAGGAGTTTTGATGATCTCGAATACCAATACGCCACCCACCGAAATCATTCCAGCCGATGATTTCAACAACACCATAAGAGGAAGAAACAATCGGCGTGCTATAATGCGCGAAAATATCCGTACCTTCATGGATACGCCTACCACCCCAACCACGATTTGCACCGAACGTACTTGTATAGCTATACGTATAGTTTTTGGGAATCGGGAACGTATAGCGGTTTAAATCGATTGTCCCAAACTTAGCGAACAATTTCGCGATTACTGCGATTTGGTTGACGGCCTGCTCGTTTTTATAATACTCCCACAGCGCTAATTTAAATTCCTGTTCACTATGCCCATATTTCCGCAAATAATTTGCCAGTGTAAATAATACATCTTCATCATCCATAGGCGAGGCAACACCATCTCCGTTGCCATCAAGACCAAGCCCACCAAATAGTTGAATTGAATTCGGAGACGTATCATTTTCCAACGGATTTAATGCACCAGCCCAATACTCGTTTGAAAATTGAATGGCAATGAGGCTGTCCTTTGTCGGAATATCTTG
The sequence above is a segment of the Solibacillus sp. FSL H8-0523 genome. Coding sequences within it:
- a CDS encoding DUF2975 domain-containing protein; this translates as MKRETIFLRLAVIILGLPIVGFLAFLTYDLITVPKKEGFSLFIPMVLVLYLSAIPYFFALFQTMKLLGQIDRNEAFSNISVTALKNIKRCAIIISGLFIVDLPFLYRIAEIDDAPGVLLFSLMIIFASIVIAVFAAVLQKLLTSALEMKSENDLTI
- a CDS encoding helix-turn-helix transcriptional regulator — translated: MPIIINIDVMLAKRKMSVTQLSERVGITMANMSILKNGKAKAIRISTLEAICEALDCQPGDVLEYVKE
- a CDS encoding M23 family metallopeptidase, whose amino-acid sequence is MVHRTLVAMVVAAIAVTSVEQADYQASDQDKRQESIQHRMKYYVQFQDFVIPWYYLAAIDQYERNIQAVRQDIPTKDSLIAIQFSNEYWAGALNPLENDTSPNSIQLFGGLGLDGNGDGVASPMDDEDVLFTLANYLRKYGHSEQEFKLALWEYYKNEQAVNQIAVIAKLFAKFGTIDLNRYTFPIPKNYTYSYTSTFGANRGWGGRRIHEGTDIFAHYSTPIVSSSYGVVEIIGWNDFGGWRIGIRDHQNSYHYYAHLHSFDEGLKQGDVVETGQVIGYVGSTGYGKEGTAGKFPPHLHYGIYKFNGRTEWAYDPYPSLVKWEKNR